One window from the genome of Flavobacterium agricola encodes:
- a CDS encoding UDP-N-acetylmuramate--L-alanine ligase — translation MKAHFIAIGGSAMHNLALALHKKGYQVTGSDDAIFEPSLSRLKNSGLLPDALGWFSEKITSDLDAVILGMHAKADNPELLRAQELGLKVYSYPEFLYEQAKSKTRVVIGGSHGKTTITSMVLHVMHYHDIDVDYMVGAQLEGFDTMVRLTNDNEFIVLEGDEYLSSPTDLRPKFHLYQPNIALISGIAWDHINVFPTFENYVEQFEIFVDKITNGGILIYNEEDANVKRVAEESTNPIRKIAYQTPEYSVDNGITYLETPEGAMPIEVFGAHNLNNLAGAKWVCQNMGVDEAEFYEAIASFKGASKRLEKIHEGATSIAYKDFAHSPSKVSATTQAVKNQYPNRKLIACLELHTYSSLNAEFLKQYEGALNAADEAVVFYSPEAVKIKRLNEVSYEQIENAFNIKDLKIYTNPEDFKSYVFNLNLENSTLLLMSSGNYGGLNFDEIKVLMK, via the coding sequence ATGAAGGCTCATTTTATTGCCATTGGCGGAAGCGCCATGCACAACTTAGCTTTAGCTTTACATAAAAAAGGATATCAAGTTACCGGTAGCGACGATGCAATTTTTGAACCGTCGTTATCTCGATTAAAAAATTCGGGTTTATTACCCGATGCATTAGGTTGGTTTTCTGAAAAAATAACTTCCGATTTAGATGCTGTTATATTAGGCATGCATGCCAAAGCAGATAATCCTGAACTTTTACGTGCACAAGAATTGGGATTAAAAGTATATTCGTATCCTGAATTTTTATACGAACAAGCCAAAAGCAAAACACGTGTTGTAATTGGTGGTTCTCATGGCAAAACAACCATCACATCAATGGTATTGCACGTAATGCATTATCATGACATTGATGTTGATTATATGGTTGGCGCACAATTAGAAGGTTTTGATACCATGGTGCGTTTAACCAACGATAATGAATTTATTGTTTTAGAAGGCGATGAGTATTTGTCATCACCAACCGATTTACGTCCAAAGTTTCATTTATATCAACCAAATATTGCTTTAATTTCGGGCATCGCTTGGGATCATATTAATGTATTTCCAACGTTCGAAAATTATGTAGAACAATTTGAAATTTTTGTAGATAAAATTACCAACGGTGGTATTTTAATTTATAATGAAGAAGATGCGAACGTAAAACGTGTAGCAGAAGAAAGCACGAATCCGATTCGTAAAATTGCTTACCAAACGCCAGAATACAGTGTTGATAACGGAATAACCTATTTAGAAACGCCAGAAGGCGCCATGCCGATTGAAGTTTTTGGGGCTCATAACCTAAATAACTTGGCAGGAGCAAAATGGGTTTGTCAAAACATGGGCGTTGATGAAGCTGAATTTTACGAAGCCATTGCATCGTTTAAAGGAGCATCCAAACGTTTAGAAAAAATTCACGAAGGAGCAACTTCAATCGCATATAAAGATTTTGCACATTCGCCAAGTAAAGTTAGCGCAACCACACAAGCCGTAAAAAATCAATATCCAAACAGAAAATTAATTGCTTGTTTAGAATTGCACACCTACAGCAGCTTAAATGCGGAGTTTTTAAAACAATACGAAGGTGCGCTTAATGCGGCTGACGAAGCAGTTGTTTTTTATTCGCCCGAAGCTGTTAAAATTAAACGTTTAAACGAGGTAAGCTACGAACAAATTGAAAATGCTTTTAACATAAAAGATTTAAAAATATATACTAATCCGGAAGATTTTAAATCGTATGTTTTTAATTTGAATTTAGAAAACAGTACGTTGTTGCTAATGAGCTCAGGCAATTACGGAGGTTTGAATTTTGACGAGATAAAAGTTTTGATGAAATAG
- a CDS encoding glycosyltransferase — MVPIYFITPDESRPTGGVKQIYKQVEILNANGFDAYVVHQNKKFKINWFQHNVPTKYFPKIYLDIEKYRKKGIYYQIKFFFKKLFTSSKLPDEKSVLVLPEVLAKNLKPDLYPNQRVIFNQNCYYTFLEKRENNTFYEIYEDALTLATIVVSENSKQYLQFAFPDIDVQRIRIGIDKPFTYHANKHKQIAYMPRKLGDDLFQLIQILKNKPAFKEWEFVAINNKTEIEVAQILQNSAIYLSTNWQEGFGLPPAEAMRCGCYVIGYTGNAGTEYFNDVYSITIENGAILDFAQAVEQAVVTFNSNPDFIIEKGKKASDFITETYTKTLEANDIITFWTKLLK; from the coding sequence ATGGTTCCAATTTATTTTATAACTCCAGACGAGTCAAGACCAACCGGAGGCGTGAAGCAAATTTATAAACAGGTTGAGATTTTAAATGCGAATGGGTTTGATGCTTATGTGGTGCATCAAAATAAAAAATTTAAGATAAATTGGTTTCAACATAATGTACCAACAAAGTACTTTCCGAAAATTTATTTAGACATTGAAAAATATAGAAAGAAAGGAATTTATTATCAAATAAAGTTTTTTTTTAAAAAACTATTTACTTCGTCTAAATTGCCTGATGAAAAGAGTGTTTTAGTTTTGCCAGAAGTTTTGGCCAAAAATTTAAAACCGGATTTGTATCCTAATCAACGGGTAATTTTTAATCAAAATTGCTATTATACCTTTTTAGAAAAAAGAGAAAACAATACGTTTTATGAAATCTATGAAGATGCCTTAACTTTGGCAACTATAGTTGTTTCTGAAAACTCAAAGCAGTATTTACAATTTGCATTTCCGGATATTGATGTGCAGCGTATTCGAATTGGGATTGATAAACCTTTTACATATCATGCCAACAAGCACAAACAAATTGCCTACATGCCAAGAAAGTTAGGAGATGACTTGTTTCAACTCATTCAAATTTTAAAAAATAAACCGGCATTTAAGGAATGGGAATTTGTTGCCATAAACAACAAAACAGAAATAGAAGTAGCACAAATATTACAAAACAGTGCAATTTATTTAAGTACCAATTGGCAAGAAGGGTTTGGTTTGCCTCCTGCAGAAGCCATGCGTTGTGGTTGTTATGTAATTGGATACACAGGAAATGCTGGAACAGAATACTTTAATGATGTTTATAGTATAACGATAGAAAACGGCGCAATTTTAGATTTTGCACAAGCTGTAGAACAAGCCGTAGTTACTTTTAATTCAAATCCTGACTTTATTATTGAAAAAGGAAAAAAAGCTTCTGATTTTATTACTGAAACGTATACAAAAACGCTTGAAGCAAATGATATTATTACATTCTGGACAAAGCTTTTAAAATAA
- the epsC gene encoding serine O-acetyltransferase EpsC, which translates to MDFIEVAMKLVSKYSLPFNKQAVELFVEHLIYDLIFDQPNKQFDLKALQTQFETFLYKIVLEDKAKEIQNLFFAALPAIKDELEDLIYTFYKQDPASKSEIEIVFSYPGFYAIAVHRLAHVLYRLQTPILPRFFSEFAHKQTGIDIHPGATIGKNFYIDHGTGIVIGETTKIGDNVKIYQGVTLGAFYVAKNLADQKRHPTIEDNVTIYAGATILGGTTVIGANSVIGGNVWITQSIAPNSVVYQNADPIVKQKTNNYPDDFVI; encoded by the coding sequence ATGGACTTTATAGAAGTTGCTATGAAATTAGTTAGTAAATACAGCTTACCTTTTAATAAACAAGCAGTTGAACTATTTGTTGAACATTTGATATATGATTTAATTTTTGATCAACCCAACAAACAATTTGATTTAAAAGCGTTACAAACACAATTTGAAACGTTTTTGTACAAAATTGTACTTGAGGATAAGGCAAAAGAAATTCAAAATTTATTTTTTGCAGCATTACCAGCAATTAAAGATGAATTAGAAGATTTAATTTATACGTTTTATAAACAAGATCCAGCATCAAAATCGGAAATTGAGATTGTATTTTCATATCCTGGGTTTTATGCGATTGCCGTTCATAGGTTAGCTCATGTTTTGTATAGGTTACAAACTCCGATATTACCACGTTTTTTTTCGGAATTTGCACACAAACAAACAGGAATTGACATTCACCCCGGTGCTACCATTGGTAAAAACTTTTACATTGATCACGGAACGGGCATTGTAATTGGCGAAACCACTAAAATTGGCGATAATGTTAAAATATATCAGGGCGTAACTTTAGGTGCATTTTATGTTGCAAAAAACTTGGCTGACCAAAAAAGGCATCCAACCATTGAAGACAATGTTACCATTTACGCAGGCGCAACAATTTTAGGCGGAACAACGGTTATTGGTGCCAATTCGGTTATTGGAGGAAATGTATGGATTACCCAAAGCATTGCTCCAAATTCGGTGGTTTACCAAAACGCAGATCCGATTGTAAAACAAAAAACAAATAATTATCCCGATGACTTTGTCATCTAA
- a CDS encoding tetratricopeptide repeat protein produces MKFIYFLIWFSTSIHLFAQNNTQWAEQLYANKEFEKAKTQLNLYLEKQPNDSQANILLGKVYGQLNQWDLAAQTFKNLLNKQPDQADLHYYYGAALAMQAKNGSKLKALTKLNAIEHAFSESLVLNPKHIDAHWAFVTYYTELPGIVGGSLNKAKSYAKNLVTISPVDGHLAYGYIYEYEKNYIEAEKHFVKAHKIGNSKTTYKKLYDLYLNKLKNTQKAEQLQVEFNSK; encoded by the coding sequence ATGAAATTTATTTATTTTTTGATTTGGTTTAGTACCTCGATCCATCTGTTTGCTCAAAACAACACACAATGGGCCGAACAACTTTATGCAAATAAAGAATTTGAAAAAGCAAAAACACAACTAAACCTATATTTAGAAAAACAACCCAACGATTCACAAGCCAACATTTTATTAGGTAAAGTTTACGGCCAATTAAACCAATGGGATTTAGCTGCTCAAACTTTTAAAAACTTATTAAACAAGCAACCCGATCAGGCTGATTTACATTATTATTACGGGGCAGCTTTAGCCATGCAAGCAAAAAACGGGAGTAAACTAAAAGCTTTAACCAAATTAAACGCAATAGAACACGCGTTTTCTGAAAGTTTAGTTTTAAACCCAAAACATATTGATGCGCATTGGGCTTTTGTTACTTATTATACCGAATTACCCGGAATTGTTGGCGGTAGCTTAAACAAAGCAAAAAGTTATGCTAAAAATTTAGTTACTATTTCTCCGGTAGATGGGCATTTGGCTTACGGCTACATTTATGAATACGAAAAAAATTATATTGAGGCCGAAAAGCATTTTGTAAAAGCACATAAAATTGGCAACTCAAAAACTACATATAAAAAATTATATGACTTATATTTGAACAAGCTTAAAAACACACAAAAAGCAGAACAATTACAAGTAGAATTTAACAGCAAATAA
- a CDS encoding PorT family protein → MKNILTILFLNFISFVFAQTNFESGYFITNNGNTVACLIKNVDWLHSPESFEYRLSEVEEVKTASINDVQLFDILGKSKYIRARVDLDISSDDISNLTSSRNPIFEQKQVFLKQLVAGDANLYSYRNGQKTYFFYNLSDQEIKPLVYKRYLIDGYKIAFNVDYKQELLNSLNCNAITENMIVKTDYDEKDLIRLFNKYNFCKNPNFKPNETVGVSKGKFNLTIRPRVNFSKFSFTRQSVTYDFENSTNFGAGLNFEYILPFNNNKWSVFIDPNYIDVSQSIKITTTDVKLKYNVIEMPIGIKYGMFLNENSKIYLSAAYVIDFNLSSSFKTFRGDTEYINVNLKSQPNYAFAVGYSYKNKYSVEVRTTTKKNVTQNLIYWDSSLSNTSIILGYTIF, encoded by the coding sequence ATGAAAAATATACTTACAATATTGTTTTTAAACTTTATTAGTTTTGTTTTTGCTCAAACAAATTTTGAAAGCGGATATTTTATTACGAATAACGGTAATACCGTAGCATGTTTAATAAAGAATGTGGATTGGCTACATTCGCCTGAATCTTTTGAATATAGATTATCTGAGGTAGAAGAAGTAAAAACAGCTTCGATTAATGATGTTCAGCTTTTTGATATTTTAGGTAAAAGTAAATATATCCGAGCACGCGTTGATTTAGACATTTCATCAGACGATATCTCTAATTTAACTTCGAGTAGAAACCCGATTTTTGAACAAAAACAGGTGTTTTTAAAACAGCTTGTTGCTGGGGATGCTAATTTATATAGTTATAGAAATGGTCAAAAAACGTATTTTTTTTATAATCTTTCCGATCAAGAAATTAAACCTTTAGTTTATAAACGATATTTAATAGATGGTTATAAAATTGCATTTAACGTTGATTACAAACAAGAACTTTTAAATAGTTTAAATTGTAATGCAATTACAGAAAATATGATTGTTAAAACTGATTATGACGAAAAAGATTTAATCCGGTTATTTAATAAATATAATTTTTGTAAAAACCCTAATTTTAAACCTAATGAAACAGTCGGTGTTTCTAAAGGAAAATTTAATTTAACAATAAGACCGCGCGTAAATTTTTCAAAATTCAGTTTTACTCGTCAGTCAGTAACGTATGATTTTGAGAATTCAACAAATTTTGGAGCTGGTTTAAATTTTGAATACATTTTGCCATTTAATAACAATAAATGGTCTGTTTTTATAGATCCTAACTATATTGATGTAAGCCAATCAATAAAAATTACTACAACAGATGTAAAGCTGAAATATAATGTAATTGAGATGCCAATTGGAATTAAATATGGAATGTTTTTAAACGAAAACTCAAAAATTTATCTTAGTGCTGCTTATGTAATTGATTTTAATTTAAGTTCTAGCTTTAAAACATTTAGAGGCGATACAGAATATATTAATGTTAATTTAAAATCGCAGCCAAACTATGCGTTTGCTGTTGGATATAGTTATAAAAATAAATATAGCGTTGAGGTAAGAACCACCACGAAAAAAAATGTTACCCAAAATTTAATTTATTGGGACAGTAGTTTATCTAATACATCAATTATATTAGGTTATACAATTTTTTAA